In Bacillus cytotoxicus NVH 391-98, the following are encoded in one genomic region:
- a CDS encoding succinate dehydrogenase cytochrome b558 subunit, with the protein MKGREYTFRKWHSLMGVIPVGVFLTQHLVVNNFATRGAEAFNKAAHFMELLPFRYALEIFVIFLPILYHAIYGLYIAFTAKNNAISYSYFRNWMFVFQRISGVITLIFISWHVWETRIQAAMGQQVNYDMMANILGNPVMFGFYLVGVVSTIFHFANGLWTFCISWGITVSPRSQRISTYVTLAIFLGLSYVGVSALLAFVDPQLANQ; encoded by the coding sequence ATGAAAGGCCGCGAGTATACGTTTCGTAAGTGGCACTCATTAATGGGAGTCATCCCGGTTGGTGTCTTTTTGACGCAACACTTAGTAGTAAATAATTTTGCAACAAGAGGAGCAGAGGCTTTTAACAAAGCTGCTCATTTTATGGAGCTCCTTCCATTCCGGTATGCGCTAGAGATTTTTGTCATCTTTTTACCGATACTGTACCATGCAATATATGGATTATATATTGCTTTTACAGCTAAGAATAATGCAATATCATACAGCTATTTCCGCAACTGGATGTTCGTTTTCCAAAGAATCTCAGGTGTTATCACTCTTATCTTTATCTCCTGGCATGTTTGGGAAACTCGTATTCAAGCTGCGATGGGACAGCAAGTGAACTATGATATGATGGCGAATATTTTAGGAAATCCTGTTATGTTTGGTTTCTATTTAGTTGGGGTTGTATCAACAATTTTCCACTTTGCAAATGGGCTATGGACATTCTGCATTAGCTGGGGAATTACAGTATCACCACGTTCGCAACGTATCTCTACTTATGTAACTTTAGCAATTTTCTTAGGTTTATCTTATGTAGGTGTGAGTGCATTATTAGCGTTTGTTGATCCGCAGCTAGCAAATCAGTAA
- a CDS encoding YslB family protein — MSKNKVDIESLQDISLNAFAYELLREELLSDLIGKELNEILYWAGRNLARKYPLETIEEMIHFFEKAGWGTLSIIEHKRREMHFQLTGPLIIEREKQKRHSSYQLEAGFIAEQIQRQRNVVAESYEEQKKRSDSITFLVKWDVKDIIEV; from the coding sequence GTGAGCAAAAATAAAGTCGATATAGAATCTTTACAGGATATTTCTTTGAACGCATTCGCTTATGAGCTACTTCGCGAGGAATTATTATCTGATTTAATTGGTAAAGAATTAAATGAAATTTTATACTGGGCTGGTAGAAACTTAGCTAGAAAATACCCACTAGAAACAATTGAAGAAATGATTCATTTTTTTGAAAAAGCTGGCTGGGGTACTTTAAGTATCATCGAGCATAAACGACGAGAAATGCATTTTCAGCTAACTGGCCCACTTATCATAGAACGTGAAAAACAAAAACGCCATTCTTCTTATCAATTAGAAGCTGGCTTTATTGCTGAACAAATTCAAAGGCAACGAAATGTTGTTGCCGAATCCTATGAAGAGCAAAAGAAGCGTTCGGATTCTATCACATTCCTTGTAAAATGGGATGTAAAAGACATCATTGAAGTATAA
- the uvrC gene encoding excinuclease ABC subunit UvrC, translated as MHEHLKEKLAILPDQPGCYLMKDKQGTVIYVGKAKVLKNRVRSYFTGSHDGKTLRLVGEIADFEYIVTSSNLEALILELNLIKKYDPRYNMKLKDDKTYPFIKITGEKQPRLLITRKVKKDKGKYFGPYPNSQSAHETKKLLDRMYPLRKCTKMPDKVCLYYHMGQCLAPCVNEVTDEQNKEIVDKITKFLNGGHKEIRSELEAKMYEASEKLEFERAKELRDQIAHMDAIMEKQKMIMNDIVDRDVFGYAVDKGWMCVQVFFIRKGKLIERDVSMFPIYDEPEEGFLTFIGQFYEQNNHFKPKEIAVPGSIDPELVERFLEVDVTQPKRGKKKELVELANKNAKIALEEKFYLIERDEERTVKAIENLGERLGIDTPYRIEAFDNSNIQGVNPVSAMIVFIDGKPAKKEYRKYKIKTVQGPDDYESMREVVRRRYTRALKEGLPLPDLIVIDGGKGHLAAASDVLENELGLYIPIAGLVKDEKHRTSHLIIGDPPDPVILERNSQEFYLLQRIQDEVHRFAITFHRQLHGKSVIQSALDGIPGVGEKRKKVLLKHFGSLKKMKEASVGEFVEAGIPQHVAETIYSYLTNNKTL; from the coding sequence GTGCACGAACATTTAAAAGAGAAGTTAGCAATTTTACCAGACCAACCAGGTTGTTATTTGATGAAGGATAAGCAGGGAACGGTCATATATGTCGGAAAGGCGAAAGTATTAAAAAATCGTGTGCGCTCGTATTTTACCGGTTCACATGATGGGAAGACACTTCGTCTTGTTGGAGAGATTGCTGACTTTGAATACATTGTGACTTCTTCCAATTTAGAAGCACTTATTTTAGAATTAAATTTAATTAAAAAGTATGATCCGCGCTATAATATGAAATTAAAAGATGATAAAACATATCCGTTTATTAAAATTACTGGAGAGAAGCAGCCGCGTTTGCTAATTACGCGAAAGGTGAAAAAAGACAAAGGAAAGTATTTTGGTCCTTATCCAAACTCACAGTCTGCACATGAAACGAAAAAATTACTAGATCGTATGTATCCGCTTCGTAAATGTACAAAAATGCCGGACAAAGTATGCTTATATTATCATATGGGGCAATGTCTAGCGCCTTGTGTAAACGAAGTAACAGATGAACAAAATAAAGAAATCGTTGATAAAATTACAAAATTTTTAAATGGTGGGCATAAAGAAATTCGTTCAGAATTAGAAGCGAAAATGTATGAGGCATCTGAGAAATTGGAATTTGAACGGGCGAAAGAACTGCGCGATCAAATTGCTCATATGGATGCAATTATGGAAAAGCAAAAGATGATTATGAATGATATTGTAGATCGTGATGTATTTGGATATGCAGTAGATAAAGGGTGGATGTGCGTGCAAGTCTTCTTCATTCGAAAAGGGAAGTTGATTGAGCGCGACGTTTCTATGTTTCCGATTTATGATGAACCAGAGGAAGGGTTCCTAACATTTATTGGCCAATTTTATGAGCAAAACAATCATTTTAAACCGAAAGAAATCGCCGTGCCAGGAAGTATTGATCCTGAATTAGTAGAGCGTTTTTTAGAAGTGGATGTAACGCAACCAAAGCGTGGGAAGAAAAAAGAACTTGTTGAACTGGCAAATAAAAATGCGAAAATTGCTTTAGAAGAGAAGTTTTATTTAATTGAACGTGATGAAGAGCGTACAGTAAAAGCAATTGAAAATTTAGGAGAACGGTTAGGAATTGACACACCGTATCGGATTGAGGCCTTTGATAACTCAAATATTCAAGGAGTAAATCCTGTATCGGCAATGATTGTATTTATTGATGGAAAGCCTGCGAAAAAGGAATATCGTAAATATAAAATCAAAACGGTTCAAGGCCCTGATGATTATGAATCGATGCGAGAAGTTGTGCGTCGCCGCTATACAAGAGCATTAAAAGAAGGATTACCGCTTCCTGATTTAATTGTTATTGATGGCGGGAAAGGGCATCTTGCGGCGGCAAGTGATGTTTTAGAAAATGAGCTTGGATTATATATTCCGATAGCTGGACTTGTAAAAGATGAGAAGCACCGAACATCTCATTTAATCATCGGAGATCCACCAGATCCTGTTATACTAGAAAGAAATAGTCAAGAATTTTATTTATTACAACGAATTCAAGATGAGGTACATCGATTTGCGATTACATTCCATCGGCAGCTGCATGGAAAGTCAGTTATTCAATCTGCTTTAGATGGAATTCCAGGAGTGGGAGAAAAGAGAAAAAAAGTATTGTTAAAGCATTTTGGTTCCTTGAAAAAAATGAAGGAAGCTTCTGTAGGGGAATTTGTTGAAGCGGGAATACCGCAACATGTAGCAGAAACCATTTATTCTTATTTAACGAACAACAAGACATTGTAG
- the trxA gene encoding thioredoxin — MAIVNATDQSFAAEISEGVVLLDFWAPWCGPCKMIAPVLEEIDAELGDKVKVVKVDVDENQETARQFEVMSIPALFVLKDGKVVDQALGYKPKEALVELVSKHF, encoded by the coding sequence ATGGCAATTGTAAACGCAACTGACCAAAGCTTCGCAGCCGAAATAAGCGAAGGTGTTGTATTATTAGATTTTTGGGCACCATGGTGTGGACCTTGTAAAATGATCGCTCCTGTATTAGAAGAAATTGATGCAGAATTAGGCGATAAAGTAAAAGTAGTAAAAGTGGATGTTGATGAAAACCAAGAAACTGCTCGTCAATTCGAAGTAATGAGCATTCCAGCTCTTTTCGTCTTAAAAGATGGTAAAGTGGTTGATCAAGCATTAGGTTACAAACCAAAAGAAGCGTTAGTAGAATTAGTTTCTAAACACTTCTAA
- a CDS encoding electron transfer flavoprotein subunit alpha/FixB family protein, whose product MARKVLVMGEVRDGSLRNVSFEAIAAAKTIAEGGEVVGLLIGESVASLASELIHYGADRVVTVESDTLKSYTSDGYAQAFLAVHDEEKPEGIVFGHTALGKDLSPKLAAKLEAGLVSDVTALEIAGGNVVFTRPIYSGKAFEKKIVTDGILFATVRPNNITPLEKDESRTGDVSSITVDVKDLRTIIQDVVRKTATGVDLSEAKVIVAGGRGVKSEDGFKPLQELADVLGGAVGASRGACDAEYCDYSLQIGQTGKVVTPDLYIACGISGAIQHLAGMSNSKVIVAINKDPEASIFKVADYGIVGDLFEVVPLLTEEFKKLKVHS is encoded by the coding sequence ATGGCTCGTAAAGTATTAGTAATGGGTGAGGTTCGTGATGGATCACTACGTAACGTTTCATTTGAGGCAATCGCAGCAGCAAAAACAATTGCAGAAGGTGGTGAAGTAGTTGGCCTTCTTATTGGAGAAAGTGTTGCTAGTTTGGCAAGCGAATTGATTCATTACGGTGCAGATCGCGTTGTGACAGTTGAAAGTGATACATTAAAATCATATACATCCGATGGTTATGCACAAGCATTTTTAGCTGTACATGATGAAGAAAAACCAGAGGGGATTGTATTTGGACATACAGCACTTGGAAAAGACTTATCGCCGAAATTAGCTGCAAAACTAGAAGCAGGACTTGTGTCTGATGTAACTGCTTTAGAAATTGCTGGCGGTAATGTTGTATTCACTCGTCCAATTTATTCTGGTAAAGCATTTGAGAAGAAAATTGTAACAGATGGTATATTGTTTGCAACGGTGCGCCCAAACAATATTACGCCGCTTGAAAAAGATGAGTCGCGTACGGGAGATGTATCATCTATTACAGTTGATGTAAAAGATTTGCGTACGATTATTCAAGATGTTGTTCGTAAAACAGCAACAGGTGTAGATCTTTCAGAAGCGAAAGTAATCGTTGCCGGTGGACGTGGAGTGAAAAGTGAAGATGGTTTTAAACCGTTACAAGAATTAGCTGATGTTTTAGGAGGGGCTGTTGGAGCATCTCGTGGAGCTTGTGACGCAGAATATTGTGACTATTCATTGCAAATTGGGCAAACAGGTAAAGTTGTTACACCAGATTTATACATTGCATGTGGTATTTCCGGTGCGATTCAACATTTAGCTGGTATGTCTAACTCAAAAGTAATCGTTGCAATTAATAAAGATCCAGAAGCAAGTATTTTTAAAGTAGCTGACTATGGCATTGTTGGTGACTTATTTGAAGTTGTACCACTTTTAACAGAGGAGTTTAAAAAGTTAAAAGTACATTCTTAA
- the etfB gene encoding electron transfer flavoprotein subunit beta yields the protein MNIYVLMKRTFDTEEKIVIKNGAIYDGEAEFIINPYDEYAIEEAIQVRDAHGGEITVVTVGGEESEKELRTALAMGCDKAVLINIEDDVENGDQFTTAKILAEYLKDKEADLILGGNVAIDGASGQVGPRVAEALNMPYVTTITKLEIDGTKVKIERDVEGDTEVIETSLPLLVTAQQGLNEPRYPSLPGIMKAKKKPLEDIELDDLDLEEEDVEAKTKTIEIYLPPKKDAGKVLQGELQDQVKELVSLLHTEAKVI from the coding sequence ATGAACATCTACGTACTCATGAAACGAACATTTGATACAGAAGAGAAAATTGTAATTAAGAATGGTGCAATTTATGATGGCGAAGCAGAATTCATCATCAACCCTTACGATGAATATGCGATTGAAGAAGCCATTCAAGTAAGAGATGCACATGGCGGTGAAATTACAGTTGTAACAGTTGGTGGTGAAGAGAGCGAAAAAGAACTTCGCACTGCGCTAGCAATGGGTTGCGACAAAGCGGTATTAATTAATATTGAAGATGATGTGGAAAATGGCGATCAATTTACAACAGCAAAAATACTTGCGGAGTATTTAAAAGATAAAGAAGCAGATTTGATTTTAGGTGGAAACGTAGCGATTGATGGTGCATCTGGACAAGTTGGTCCTCGTGTAGCGGAAGCGCTAAATATGCCATATGTAACGACAATTACAAAGCTTGAAATTGATGGTACAAAAGTGAAGATTGAGCGCGATGTTGAGGGAGATACTGAAGTGATTGAAACATCGTTACCGCTTTTAGTAACTGCGCAGCAAGGTTTGAATGAACCTCGTTATCCATCACTGCCAGGTATTATGAAAGCGAAGAAGAAACCGCTTGAAGACATAGAATTAGATGATCTAGATTTAGAAGAAGAAGATGTGGAGGCAAAAACAAAAACAATTGAAATCTACTTACCTCCTAAGAAAGATGCAGGTAAAGTGTTACAAGGCGAGCTGCAAGATCAAGTAAAAGAACTTGTATCATTGCTCCATACAGAAGCAAAAGTAATCTAA
- a CDS encoding enoyl-CoA hydratase yields MGGIKLKFLSVTVEDHIAVVTFNHPPANAMSSQVMHDVTELIDQVEKDDNIRVVVLHGEGRFFSAGADIKEFTSVEDAKQATELAQLGQVTFERVEKCSKPVIAAIHGAALGGGLEFAMSCHMRFATESAKLGLPELTLGLIPGFAGTQRLPRYVGKAKACEMMLTSTPITGAQALEWGLVNGVFSEESLLEETMKIAKQIAGKSPATVRAVLELLQTTKSPQYYEGVQHEAQIFGEVFTSEDGREGVAAFLEKRKPSFSGR; encoded by the coding sequence ATGGGAGGGATCAAGTTGAAATTCCTATCTGTAACAGTTGAAGACCATATTGCAGTGGTAACGTTCAATCATCCACCAGCTAATGCAATGTCTTCGCAAGTCATGCATGACGTAACTGAATTAATTGATCAAGTTGAAAAAGACGACAATATTCGGGTTGTTGTTCTTCATGGGGAAGGTCGCTTCTTTTCTGCAGGGGCAGATATTAAGGAATTTACTTCTGTTGAGGACGCAAAGCAAGCGACAGAGCTGGCGCAGCTTGGACAAGTTACATTTGAGCGCGTAGAAAAGTGTTCAAAACCAGTTATTGCAGCAATTCATGGAGCGGCACTTGGCGGTGGTCTTGAATTTGCTATGTCTTGTCATATGCGTTTTGCAACTGAAAGTGCCAAGCTTGGTTTACCTGAGTTAACATTAGGATTAATCCCTGGATTTGCAGGAACACAGCGATTACCTCGTTATGTTGGAAAAGCAAAAGCTTGTGAAATGATGTTAACAAGCACGCCGATTACTGGCGCACAAGCATTAGAATGGGGTCTTGTAAATGGAGTGTTTTCTGAAGAATCCTTGTTAGAAGAGACGATGAAAATTGCAAAACAAATTGCAGGGAAAAGTCCTGCAACAGTTCGTGCTGTGCTAGAGTTATTGCAAACGACGAAATCACCTCAATATTATGAGGGTGTGCAACACGAAGCGCAAATCTTTGGAGAAGTATTTACAAGCGAGGATGGAAGAGAAGGTGTAGCGGCATTTTTAGAAAAACGCAAGCCTTCATTTAGCGGTAGGTAG
- a CDS encoding TetR/AcrR family transcriptional regulator, whose protein sequence is MKKNRPKYNQIIDAAVIVIAENGYHQAQVSKIAKQAGVADGTIYLYFKNKEDILISLFQEKMGEFIETIRQKTAGIESAVEKLFMLVEMHFLLLSQNDSLAIVTQLELRQSNQELRLKINEVLKGYLQVIDEILETGIGQGEFRANLNVRVARQMIFGTVDEVVTNWVMSDHKYDLVALSKTVHELLVLACGYRQ, encoded by the coding sequence GTGAAAAAGAATAGACCAAAATATAATCAAATTATTGATGCTGCAGTAATTGTGATTGCAGAAAATGGATACCATCAAGCGCAAGTTTCTAAAATTGCAAAGCAAGCTGGCGTAGCTGATGGAACAATTTATTTATATTTTAAAAACAAAGAAGATATATTAATTTCCCTATTCCAAGAAAAGATGGGAGAATTTATCGAAACAATTCGTCAAAAAACAGCAGGAATTGAAAGCGCTGTAGAGAAGTTATTTATGTTGGTAGAAATGCACTTCTTGCTGTTATCACAAAATGATTCTCTTGCTATTGTTACACAACTAGAGCTTAGACAATCCAACCAAGAACTACGCCTTAAAATAAATGAAGTACTAAAAGGATACTTACAAGTCATAGATGAAATTTTAGAAACAGGTATAGGACAAGGAGAATTTAGAGCGAATTTGAATGTTCGTGTAGCAAGGCAAATGATTTTTGGAACAGTAGATGAGGTTGTGACCAATTGGGTAATGAGCGATCATAAATATGATTTGGTCGCACTTTCAAAAACGGTACATGAGCTACTTGTTTTAGCTTGTGGCTATCGTCAATAA
- a CDS encoding long-chain-fatty-acid--CoA ligase has protein sequence MEKPWLKNYPEEIPHTIAYDTQPLHVYLEQMSSRYPERKALHFLGKDITFSELNSKVRQFANFIQKLGVKKGDRVAIMLPNCPQAVIGYYGTLLAGGIVVQTNPLYTERELEYQLHDSGAKVILCMDFVFPKVASVQSTTKLEHIIVTRIADFLPFPKNLIYPFIQRKRTNLIVKVEESHMIHLWNSVEKERDTAVDMLCDPENDLALLQYTGGTTGFPKGVMLTHKNLVSNTLMGIHWLYNCVEGEEVVLGVLPFFHVYGMTAVMNLSIMQGYKMVLIPKFDMKMVFEAIKKHKVTLFPGAPTIYIALLNSPLLKEYDISSIRACISGSAPLPVEVQEKFERITGGKLVEGYGLTESSPVTHSNFLWEKRVPGSIGVPWPDTDARIVSLETGEVLPPGEIGEIVVKGPQIMQGYWNKPEETAAVLQDGWLHTGDVGYMDEEGFFYVKDRKKDMIVASGFNVYPREVEEVLYEHDKVQEAVVIGIPDPYRGETVKAYIVLKEDEVCSEEELDRFARKYLAAYKVPKVYEFRSELPKTTVGKILRRALIEEEQKKKEDEQTG, from the coding sequence ATGGAAAAGCCTTGGTTAAAGAATTACCCAGAGGAAATTCCACATACAATTGCTTATGATACGCAGCCTCTTCATGTATATTTAGAGCAGATGTCTTCAAGATACCCAGAAAGGAAAGCGCTTCATTTTTTAGGGAAGGATATTACTTTTTCAGAATTAAATAGCAAGGTGAGGCAGTTTGCAAACTTTATTCAGAAACTGGGAGTGAAAAAAGGTGATCGAGTAGCGATTATGTTACCCAATTGCCCGCAAGCTGTCATTGGATATTATGGAACGCTACTTGCAGGGGGGATAGTTGTACAAACGAACCCTCTTTATACAGAACGGGAGCTAGAGTATCAATTACACGATTCTGGAGCGAAAGTAATTCTTTGTATGGATTTCGTATTTCCAAAGGTTGCAAGCGTTCAATCCACTACAAAACTTGAACATATTATTGTAACTCGCATTGCTGATTTCTTACCATTTCCTAAAAACCTTATTTATCCATTCATTCAAAGAAAGCGAACAAATCTCATCGTAAAAGTTGAAGAAAGTCATATGATTCACCTATGGAATTCAGTCGAAAAAGAGCGTGATACAGCGGTAGATATGCTTTGTGATCCTGAAAATGATTTAGCCCTTTTACAATATACGGGGGGGACGACAGGATTTCCAAAAGGAGTTATGTTAACGCATAAAAATCTTGTATCGAACACTTTAATGGGAATTCATTGGTTATATAATTGTGTAGAGGGGGAGGAAGTTGTTCTTGGTGTGCTGCCGTTTTTCCATGTATACGGAATGACTGCTGTGATGAATTTAAGTATTATGCAAGGGTATAAAATGGTACTCATTCCAAAGTTTGATATGAAAATGGTTTTTGAAGCAATAAAGAAGCATAAAGTTACACTATTTCCAGGAGCTCCGACCATTTATATTGCCCTTTTAAATAGTCCGCTTCTAAAAGAATATGATATATCTTCTATTCGTGCTTGTATTAGTGGTTCTGCTCCATTACCTGTAGAAGTACAGGAGAAGTTCGAAAGGATTACTGGTGGTAAATTAGTAGAAGGATATGGACTGACAGAATCATCACCAGTTACTCATAGTAATTTTCTATGGGAAAAACGTGTGCCAGGAAGTATCGGTGTTCCGTGGCCAGATACAGATGCCCGTATTGTATCGCTTGAAACAGGAGAAGTATTGCCACCAGGTGAAATTGGTGAGATTGTGGTCAAAGGGCCTCAAATTATGCAAGGGTATTGGAATAAACCTGAAGAGACAGCAGCAGTGTTGCAAGATGGCTGGTTGCATACGGGTGATGTTGGTTATATGGATGAAGAAGGTTTTTTTTATGTGAAAGATCGTAAAAAAGATATGATCGTTGCCAGTGGTTTTAATGTGTACCCACGCGAGGTAGAAGAAGTATTATATGAACATGATAAAGTACAAGAAGCGGTTGTAATCGGAATTCCTGATCCATATCGCGGTGAAACTGTAAAGGCTTATATTGTCTTAAAAGAAGATGAAGTTTGCTCCGAAGAAGAATTGGATCGATTTGCTCGTAAATATTTAGCTGCTTATAAGGTCCCAAAAGTATATGAGTTTCGAAGTGAATTACCAAAGACAACAGTTGGTAAGATTTTACGACGAGCTCTTATTGAAGAAGAGCAAAAAAAGAAAGAGGATGAACAAACGGGCTAA
- a CDS encoding BclA C-terminal domain-containing protein, translating to MSQWYNHFHTNCGCNKTTYIHSCCFSCDGTVPKIGPTGPTGITGATGPTGITGATGPTGITGATGPTGITGATGPTGITGATGPTGITGATGPTGITGATGPMGITGATGPTGITGATGPTGSTGATGATGPTGPTGVSVTATYAFANNTSGGAISVLLGGTNVPLPNNQNIGPGITVSGGNTVFTVASAGNYYISYTINITASLLVSSRITVNGSPLAGTINSPLVATTSFSATIITTLAAGDAISLQLFGILAVATLSTTTPGAVLTIIRLS from the coding sequence ATGTCTCAATGGTACAATCATTTTCATACAAATTGTGGTTGTAATAAAACAACATATATTCATTCGTGCTGTTTTAGCTGCGATGGGACGGTTCCTAAAATTGGTCCAACCGGTCCAACGGGAATAACAGGAGCAACCGGTCCAACGGGAATAACAGGAGCAACCGGTCCAACGGGAATAACAGGAGCAACCGGTCCAACGGGAATAACAGGAGCAACCGGTCCAACGGGAATAACAGGAGCAACCGGTCCAACGGGAATAACAGGAGCAACCGGTCCAACGGGAATAACAGGAGCAACCGGTCCAATGGGAATAACAGGAGCAACCGGTCCAACGGGAATAACAGGAGCAACCGGCCCGACCGGTTCAACGGGAGCAACAGGAGCAACTGGCCCAACTGGTCCAACGGGTGTTAGTGTAACGGCAACGTACGCTTTTGCCAATAATACATCTGGTGGGGCTATATCTGTTCTTCTTGGCGGAACGAATGTACCGCTTCCAAATAATCAAAATATTGGTCCAGGTATTACTGTTTCTGGTGGGAATACCGTATTTACTGTTGCAAGTGCAGGGAACTACTATATTTCATATACAATTAATATAACAGCTTCGTTATTAGTAAGTTCTCGAATTACTGTTAATGGCTCACCGCTTGCGGGAACCATTAATTCCCCACTAGTGGCAACGACTTCATTTAGCGCGACAATTATTACAACGCTTGCGGCTGGTGACGCGATTAGTTTGCAGCTATTTGGAATATTGGCTGTTGCAACTTTATCAACTACTACCCCTGGAGCCGTTTTGACGATTATTAGATTGAGTTGA
- a CDS encoding DinB family protein gives MFQTIEGFLKTWKYEADSTQKVLETLTDESLTQEITPDHWTLGRVAWHIVTAVPVILSGTGLQFEGETKDYPVPTSAKAIAENYRKVNASFVEAIQTQWTDKDLATINDFFGRPMPNSIFLMTLINHQNHHRGQMTVLMRQADLKVPGIYGPAKEEWAAAGMEAPKM, from the coding sequence ATGTTTCAAACAATTGAGGGCTTTTTAAAAACATGGAAATATGAGGCTGATTCTACACAAAAAGTATTAGAGACATTAACTGATGAATCGTTAACACAAGAAATTACGCCTGATCATTGGACTTTAGGTAGAGTTGCTTGGCATATCGTTACGGCCGTTCCGGTCATTCTATCAGGAACAGGTTTACAGTTTGAAGGGGAGACGAAAGATTATCCTGTACCAACTTCAGCAAAAGCAATTGCGGAGAATTATCGTAAAGTAAATGCATCATTTGTTGAAGCGATTCAAACACAATGGACTGATAAAGATTTAGCTACAATAAATGACTTCTTTGGGCGTCCAATGCCTAATTCTATCTTTTTAATGACTTTAATCAACCACCAAAATCATCATCGTGGTCAAATGACTGTACTTATGCGCCAAGCCGATTTGAAAGTTCCTGGTATTTACGGCCCTGCAAAGGAAGAATGGGCAGCTGCAGGAATGGAAGCTCCCAAAATGTAA
- a CDS encoding ABC transporter permease: protein MLQLMKLEMKKCKLGWYVKGAIIANIVMVAMLFLASYVSQIEGDVELRNSQMMLSMASAMVRGTFIVFAGVLIAKLVIEEYKNKTILLMFSYPINRKKIIASKLLITATLTFVTVLLSNIFVIGVFFILNRYMLVIPNTITVAELMQEGIKVIPFAIAAAGTGLIPLYFGMRKYSVPATIVSSLIVVMIACQSQPEFSLATFFPLQFALAAIGIMIAYYGIRNIENEDAL, encoded by the coding sequence ATGTTGCAACTTATGAAGCTAGAAATGAAGAAATGTAAGCTTGGGTGGTATGTGAAGGGGGCGATCATCGCAAATATAGTGATGGTTGCGATGTTGTTTCTTGCAAGCTATGTGTCACAAATTGAAGGAGATGTAGAACTAAGAAATTCTCAAATGATGCTTTCAATGGCTAGTGCAATGGTGCGAGGAACATTTATTGTCTTTGCAGGAGTATTAATTGCAAAACTAGTAATTGAAGAATATAAAAACAAAACAATATTACTTATGTTTTCGTATCCAATTAATCGAAAGAAAATCATTGCTAGTAAGCTATTAATCACGGCAACGCTAACGTTTGTAACAGTTTTATTATCCAATATTTTTGTAATAGGTGTCTTCTTTATTTTGAATCGTTATATGCTAGTTATTCCGAATACAATAACGGTAGCGGAGTTGATGCAAGAAGGGATAAAAGTGATTCCTTTTGCCATTGCAGCTGCAGGAACAGGTTTAATTCCATTGTATTTTGGTATGCGTAAATATTCTGTTCCAGCAACGATTGTGTCTTCCTTAATTGTTGTAATGATTGCATGTCAAAGTCAACCAGAGTTCTCATTAGCAACCTTTTTTCCGCTTCAATTCGCACTTGCGGCTATTGGCATTATGATTGCTTATTATGGAATTAGAAATATTGAGAATGAAGATGCGCTGTAA
- a CDS encoding ABC transporter permease: MKRGFVLHLMRFELIKFKLWPIIRGAFIAICVFSLLVILLMFDGEFTHYDEVFRFIDIFMRGIYIIFGASLIAKFIQEFQTKTMPVMFMYPINRKKMRMAKICIIMIVTLLLILISEGIVFCLFLYIEFI; encoded by the coding sequence ATGAAGAGGGGATTCGTGCTTCATTTAATGAGATTTGAACTTATAAAATTTAAGTTATGGCCGATTATAAGAGGGGCGTTTATTGCGATATGTGTTTTTTCTCTACTTGTAATATTACTTATGTTTGATGGTGAGTTTACACATTATGATGAAGTATTTAGATTCATTGATATTTTTATGAGAGGAATCTATATCATATTTGGCGCGAGTTTAATTGCAAAATTTATTCAAGAGTTTCAAACGAAAACAATGCCGGTTATGTTTATGTACCCAATTAATCGAAAGAAAATGCGGATGGCTAAAATATGTATTATTATGATCGTTACCTTGCTTCTTATTCTCATTTCTGAAGGGATTGTTTTTTGCCTTTTTTTATATATTGAATTTATATAA